In Streptomyces sp. NBC_01439, the following are encoded in one genomic region:
- a CDS encoding GNAT family N-acetyltransferase: MIELLPSRLPALARWFPGGAPGVAALPEHVIATGGGRWWADRVVDPRALAVSSGDHLLLRGDPGSLAPDALARFAGSYIEAPARFLSVLGGVFQKVDPWERMVYVHQAPAMAARPAPGITVRRPAPEDTPAVVALGPGAAWIHKTWGGPEQLASSGLCWGAFHRGRALSLACTYFLGSRYEDVAALADPGHRRQHLALACVTALCQDIAARGRTPSWTCSRDNRPSRLLAWSAGFRLTREDVHYATGPARRQAYQGARAARPRPVFAGFSAGTARGRGRSVRCGGRTR; this comes from the coding sequence GTGATCGAGCTCCTTCCCTCCCGTCTCCCCGCTCTGGCCCGCTGGTTCCCCGGCGGGGCCCCTGGCGTCGCGGCTCTGCCCGAGCACGTCATCGCCACCGGTGGCGGCCGCTGGTGGGCGGACCGTGTCGTGGACCCGAGGGCGCTCGCGGTCTCCAGCGGGGACCATCTCCTGCTGCGCGGTGACCCGGGCTCTCTCGCACCCGATGCCCTCGCACGGTTCGCGGGCAGCTACATCGAGGCCCCGGCCCGCTTCCTATCCGTCCTCGGCGGCGTGTTCCAGAAGGTCGATCCGTGGGAGCGCATGGTCTACGTGCACCAGGCGCCCGCCATGGCAGCCCGCCCGGCTCCCGGCATCACGGTGCGCCGGCCGGCCCCCGAGGACACGCCGGCCGTCGTCGCACTCGGTCCCGGGGCGGCCTGGATCCACAAGACCTGGGGCGGCCCCGAGCAGCTCGCGTCCTCCGGGCTCTGCTGGGGCGCCTTCCACCGGGGCCGCGCCCTCTCCCTGGCCTGCACCTACTTCCTCGGCAGCCGGTACGAGGACGTAGCGGCCCTCGCCGACCCCGGCCACCGCCGGCAACACCTCGCCCTCGCCTGCGTCACCGCCCTGTGCCAGGACATCGCCGCCCGCGGCCGCACGCCGAGCTGGACCTGCTCGCGCGACAACCGCCCCAGCCGCCTCCTGGCCTGGTCGGCCGGCTTCCGCCTGACCCGCGAGGACGTCCACTACGCGACGGGCCCCGCCCGCCGGCAGGCCTACCAGGGGGCGCGGGCGGCCCGACCTCGCCCGGTCTTCGCCGGTTTCTCCGCAGGGACGGCACGGGGGAGGGGCCGCTCAGTACGATGCGGCGGGCGGACCCGGTAG
- a CDS encoding APC family permease — protein MAMHVGKPTTVAQEPGPEEPPDTSATGSGSGSGSGAGAGAGDRHKLTALQGLAALSLDAMASVAYGPESIVLVLAAAGAYGLGFTLPVTLAIAALLAVLVASYRQVIAAFPDGGGSYAVARRHLGRRTSLVAAASLILDYVLNVAVSVTAGVAALTSAFPSLHGERVWICLAVLVLVTAVNLRGVVDSAKAFLIPTALFVGSILAMITVGLFRDGPVSTASAAGHASALGEGATAVGALLLLKAFAAGCSALTGVEAVANAVPSFRAPAARRAQRTEVALGALLGVMLIGLSILIGRFHLQPVEGVTVLAQLADASFGHNAAFYVVQFATMVLLALAANTSFGGLPVLMSLLARHNHLPHVFALKADRQVHRHGVVWLALVSAALLVFSGGDTNTLVPLFAIGVFVGFTICQVGMVRHWYGERPKGWRTKAALNGFGALLTGVSAVVVTATKFTEGAWLIVLALPLIVLVFEKIHRAYAEIGERLELGRVPQPPHRSRSLVVVPVSGLSRLTCQALTAARSLGDEVLAVTVTHPTAEDRRTTEALRRDWELWKPGVELIELSSETRSLGRPVSAYVRKLAQTHPDAQVTVLIPETEPAHLWQRLLQNQRGSVVAHAVRRDTDAVICRLRFRIAAQAGTTVLDAPFTGS, from the coding sequence ATGGCCATGCACGTAGGAAAACCGACCACGGTCGCTCAGGAGCCGGGCCCGGAGGAGCCGCCCGACACCAGCGCCACCGGATCCGGATCCGGATCCGGATCCGGGGCCGGGGCCGGGGCCGGAGACCGCCACAAGTTGACGGCTCTCCAGGGGCTCGCCGCCCTGTCGCTCGACGCGATGGCGTCCGTCGCGTACGGCCCCGAATCGATCGTGCTGGTGCTGGCGGCGGCCGGCGCGTACGGGTTGGGGTTCACCCTTCCCGTCACGCTCGCCATCGCGGCGCTCCTGGCGGTCCTGGTGGCCTCGTACCGGCAGGTGATCGCCGCGTTCCCGGACGGCGGCGGCTCCTACGCCGTGGCCAGGCGGCACCTGGGCCGGCGTACGAGCCTGGTCGCCGCGGCCTCGCTGATCCTGGACTACGTGCTGAACGTGGCGGTGTCGGTCACCGCCGGTGTCGCCGCCCTGACCTCGGCCTTCCCGTCGCTGCACGGCGAGCGCGTCTGGATCTGCCTCGCCGTCCTGGTCCTGGTCACCGCCGTGAACCTCCGGGGGGTCGTCGATTCCGCCAAGGCCTTCCTCATCCCGACCGCGCTCTTCGTCGGGTCGATCCTCGCGATGATCACCGTCGGTCTCTTCCGCGACGGCCCCGTCAGTACCGCCTCCGCGGCCGGGCACGCCTCCGCGCTCGGGGAAGGAGCCACCGCGGTCGGTGCCCTCCTGCTGCTGAAGGCCTTCGCCGCCGGCTGTTCGGCGCTGACGGGCGTCGAGGCCGTCGCCAACGCCGTACCGTCCTTCCGCGCCCCGGCCGCCCGCCGCGCCCAGCGCACCGAGGTCGCCCTCGGCGCGCTCCTGGGCGTGATGCTGATCGGCCTGTCGATCCTCATCGGCCGCTTCCACCTCCAGCCCGTCGAGGGCGTGACCGTCCTCGCCCAGCTCGCCGACGCCTCCTTCGGCCACAACGCCGCCTTCTACGTCGTCCAGTTCGCCACCATGGTGCTGCTCGCGCTCGCCGCGAACACCTCCTTCGGCGGACTCCCGGTGCTGATGAGCCTGCTGGCCCGGCACAACCACCTGCCGCACGTCTTCGCCCTCAAGGCCGACCGCCAGGTCCACCGGCACGGCGTGGTCTGGCTGGCCCTCGTATCCGCCGCCCTGCTCGTGTTCTCCGGCGGCGACACCAACACCCTCGTCCCGCTCTTCGCGATCGGCGTCTTCGTCGGCTTCACCATCTGCCAGGTCGGCATGGTCCGGCACTGGTACGGCGAGCGCCCCAAGGGCTGGCGGACCAAGGCCGCCCTCAACGGCTTCGGCGCGCTCCTGACCGGGGTTTCCGCGGTGGTGGTCACCGCGACCAAGTTCACCGAAGGCGCCTGGCTGATCGTCCTCGCCCTGCCGCTGATCGTCCTGGTCTTCGAGAAGATCCACCGGGCCTACGCCGAGATCGGCGAACGACTCGAACTGGGCCGCGTCCCGCAGCCGCCGCACCGGTCACGCTCGCTCGTCGTCGTACCCGTCTCCGGTCTGTCCCGCCTGACCTGCCAGGCCCTCACCGCCGCCCGCTCCCTCGGCGACGAGGTCCTCGCCGTCACCGTCACCCACCCCACGGCCGAGGACCGGCGGACCACCGAAGCCCTGCGCCGCGACTGGGAGTTGTGGAAGCCCGGCGTCGAACTGATCGAACTCTCCTCGGAAACCCGCTCGCTGGGCCGCCCGGTCTCGGCGTACGTGCGCAAGCTCGCCCAGACCCACCCGGACGCTCAGGTCACCGTCCTCATCCCGGAGACCGAACCCGCGCACCTGTGGCAGCGGCTGCTCCAGAACCAGCGCGGCTCCGTCGTCGCCCACGCCGTCCGCCGCGACACCGACGCCGTCATCTGCCGCCTGCGCTTCCGCATCGCGGCGCAAGCCGGGACGACGGTGCTTGACGCCCCCTTCACGGGGTCCTGA
- the kdpF gene encoding K(+)-transporting ATPase subunit F, translated as MTVENVVGLVVAVSLLGYLVLALVYPERF; from the coding sequence GTGACTGTCGAAAACGTCGTCGGCCTCGTCGTGGCCGTCTCTCTGCTCGGTTACCTCGTCCTCGCCCTCGTGTACCCGGAGAGGTTCTGA
- the kdpF gene encoding K(+)-transporting ATPase subunit F encodes MDAENVVGLLIALALLGHLVVALIKPEKF; translated from the coding sequence ATGGACGCGGAGAACGTGGTCGGCCTGCTCATCGCCCTCGCGCTGCTGGGCCATCTCGTGGTCGCACTGATCAAGCCCGAGAAGTTCTGA
- the kdpA gene encoding potassium-transporting ATPase subunit KdpA: protein MSPVTAGVLQLLALIAALALAYRPLGDYMARVYSSEKHYKPEKWIYKAIGANPSAEMRWPAYLRAVLAFSAVSVLFLYLLQRLQGILPGSLGFVSIDPDQAFNTAASFVANTNWQSYYGEQAMGHVVQTGGLAVQNFVSAAVGMAVAVALVRGFARSRTGELGNFWSDLVRGTVRILLPISVIGAIVLVGCGAIQNFAGIHEVGQFMGGTQQWNGGAVASQEVIKELGTNGGGYFNANSAHPFENPTPFSNLFEVFLILLIPFAMTRTFGRMVGNLRQGYAILATMGVIWVGFTALMMWTEFAHHGPAFEVTGGAMEGKETRFGIAASSIFSVATTLTSTGAVNSFHSSYTGLGGGIQLLGMQLGEIAPGGVGSGLYGMLIMAIIAVFIAGLMVGRTPEYLGKKISTREIKLAACYILITPALVLCFTAAAMALPTPGNSMTNTGAHGFSEILYAYTSGANNNGSAFAGLNADTQWFNSTIGIAMLLGRFLPMVFVLALAGSLAEQKPVPETAGTLRTDKPLYAGLLVGTILIITGLTYFPALALGPLAEGLAS from the coding sequence ATGAGCCCCGTAACCGCTGGTGTGCTCCAGCTGCTCGCCCTGATCGCCGCGCTGGCCCTGGCGTACCGTCCCCTGGGCGACTACATGGCCCGCGTCTACTCCTCCGAGAAGCACTACAAGCCGGAGAAGTGGATCTACAAGGCCATCGGCGCCAACCCGTCGGCCGAGATGCGCTGGCCCGCCTACCTGCGCGCCGTCCTCGCCTTCTCGGCCGTGAGCGTCCTCTTCCTCTACCTGCTGCAGCGCCTGCAGGGCATCCTGCCGGGCTCGCTCGGCTTCGTGTCGATCGACCCGGACCAGGCCTTCAACACCGCCGCGTCCTTCGTGGCCAACACGAACTGGCAGTCGTACTACGGCGAGCAGGCCATGGGCCACGTCGTGCAGACCGGCGGCCTCGCGGTCCAGAACTTCGTCTCCGCCGCCGTGGGCATGGCCGTCGCGGTGGCCCTCGTACGCGGCTTCGCCCGCTCCCGCACCGGTGAACTCGGCAACTTCTGGTCCGACCTGGTCCGCGGCACCGTCCGCATCCTGCTGCCGATCTCGGTGATCGGCGCGATCGTCCTGGTCGGCTGTGGCGCCATCCAGAACTTCGCCGGGATCCACGAGGTCGGCCAGTTCATGGGCGGCACGCAGCAGTGGAACGGCGGCGCGGTCGCCTCGCAGGAGGTCATCAAGGAGCTGGGCACGAACGGCGGCGGCTACTTCAACGCCAACTCGGCCCACCCCTTCGAGAACCCGACCCCCTTCTCGAACCTGTTCGAGGTCTTCCTGATCCTGCTCATCCCGTTCGCGATGACCCGCACCTTCGGCCGCATGGTCGGCAACCTGCGCCAGGGCTACGCGATCCTCGCCACCATGGGCGTCATCTGGGTCGGCTTCACCGCTCTGATGATGTGGACCGAGTTCGCCCACCACGGCCCGGCCTTCGAGGTCACGGGCGGCGCCATGGAGGGCAAGGAGACCCGCTTCGGCATCGCCGCCTCCTCGATCTTCTCGGTTGCCACCACGCTCACCTCGACCGGTGCGGTCAACTCCTTCCACTCCTCCTACACCGGTCTGGGCGGTGGCATCCAGCTGCTGGGCATGCAGCTCGGCGAGATCGCGCCCGGCGGTGTCGGTTCCGGTCTCTACGGCATGCTGATCATGGCGATCATCGCGGTGTTCATCGCCGGCCTGATGGTCGGCCGGACCCCCGAGTACCTGGGCAAGAAGATCAGCACCCGCGAGATCAAGCTCGCCGCCTGCTACATCCTGATCACGCCCGCTCTGGTGCTCTGCTTCACCGCAGCGGCCATGGCCCTGCCCACCCCGGGCAACTCCATGACGAACACCGGCGCGCACGGCTTCTCCGAGATCCTCTACGCCTACACCTCGGGCGCCAACAACAACGGCTCGGCCTTCGCCGGTCTGAACGCCGACACCCAGTGGTTCAACAGCACCATCGGCATCGCCATGCTGCTGGGCCGCTTCCTGCCCATGGTCTTCGTCCTGGCCCTCGCCGGCTCGCTCGCCGAGCAGAAGCCCGTTCCCGAGACCGCGGGCACCCTGCGCACCGACAAGCCGCTCTACGCGGGCCTGCTCGTCGGCACCATCCTCATCATCACCGGTCTGACCTACTTCCCGGCCCTGGCGCTGGGTCCGCTCGCCGAAGGGCTCGCATCATGA
- a CDS encoding DUF4118 domain-containing protein — translation MSGYLHRLHDPLALVAALVAPFLVALALVPFRSDLSATNEALIMVVVVVAVAALGTRAAGALAALSAAAWFDFFLTRPYQRFAIADGDEIQTAVLLLVVGLIVSQLAVRTRRLQAVVVADTAHLSSLQGTARLAEDGGSPEAVVEYVRRELVGLLGLRGCRFEYGTLMGHLPRLEHDGSVWLRRGMRITEYAVWPEGDTELRAIGGGHYYGRFLLDAHPGWPLPPEEARLVAVALAAQAGTALDTTGLPHQA, via the coding sequence ATGTCCGGCTACCTCCACCGGCTCCACGACCCCCTCGCGCTGGTCGCGGCCCTCGTGGCCCCCTTCCTCGTCGCGCTCGCGCTCGTGCCCTTCCGCAGCGATCTTTCGGCGACGAACGAGGCCCTGATCATGGTCGTCGTGGTGGTCGCGGTCGCCGCCCTGGGCACGCGGGCGGCCGGCGCGCTGGCCGCTCTTTCGGCGGCGGCCTGGTTCGATTTCTTCCTCACCAGGCCCTACCAGCGGTTCGCCATCGCAGACGGCGACGAGATCCAGACGGCTGTCCTCCTGCTCGTCGTGGGACTGATCGTCTCCCAGCTGGCGGTCCGTACCCGCCGGCTCCAGGCGGTCGTGGTCGCGGACACGGCGCACCTGTCGAGCCTCCAGGGCACCGCTCGCCTCGCCGAGGACGGCGGCTCGCCGGAGGCGGTGGTCGAGTACGTGCGCAGGGAACTGGTGGGTCTGCTGGGGCTGCGCGGCTGCCGCTTCGAGTACGGAACCCTGATGGGGCACCTGCCTCGGCTTGAGCACGACGGCAGCGTCTGGCTGCGCCGCGGCATGCGGATCACCGAGTACGCAGTGTGGCCGGAGGGCGACACCGAACTGCGGGCCATCGGCGGCGGCCACTACTACGGCCGCTTCCTCCTCGACGCGCACCCCGGCTGGCCCCTGCCGCCCGAAGAGGCCCGTCTGGTGGCCGTCGCGCTGGCCGCGCAAGCCGGCACCGCCCTGGACACGACGGGCCTGCCCCACCAGGCCTGA
- the kdpB gene encoding potassium-transporting ATPase subunit KdpB has protein sequence MPPAATRQTPAVPSPSQAPVNRPPRRRPGRGPLLESIRPAASFREALLKLEPRELIRKPVLFVVAVGSVLTTLSALIHPSVFTWVISGWLWLTVIFANFAEAVAEGRGRAQADSLRKARTDTVALRLRHWTYGTNLRHAETEAVAPSELQPLDVVLVEAGELIPADGDVIDGAAAVDESAVTGESAPVIREAGGDRSGVTGGTTVLSDSIVVRVSSRPGHSFMDRMIALVEGASRQKTPNEIALNILLAALTVTFVLVVVSLQPMAAYAGAAQTTTVLVALLVTLIPTTIGALLSAIGIAGMDRLVQRNVVAMSGRAVEAAGDVNTLLLDKTGTITHGNREAAAFIPLPGTDHIKLAEAAQLASLADETPEGRSVTVLAQQYGLQPVTQEDLSNPRFTEFSARTRMSGINLSWPNGAGCAIRKGAVAQVSEWVALRGGTVPPEAAAWSAGVSDSGGTPLLVAVHDWDGLRILGIIHLKDVVKDGIRERFEELRSMGIRTVMVTGDNERTARAIAQEAGVDEYLAEATPEDKMALIKREQAGGKLVAMTGDGTNDAPALAQADVGVAMNTGTSAAKEAGNMVDLDSNPTKLIDIVEIGKQLLITRGALTTFSITNDVAKYFAIIPAMFTAAYPGLEALNIMGLHSPLSAITSAIIFNALIIIALIPLALRGVRYKPASAHDLLRRNLAVYGLGGLILPFIGIKAIDLVVSTIPGLG, from the coding sequence ATGCCTCCCGCTGCCACCCGGCAGACACCTGCCGTTCCGTCCCCGTCGCAGGCTCCGGTCAACCGGCCGCCCAGACGGCGTCCGGGCCGAGGGCCCCTACTGGAGTCGATCCGGCCGGCGGCCTCCTTCCGCGAGGCCTTACTCAAACTCGAACCCCGCGAGCTGATCCGAAAGCCCGTGCTGTTCGTGGTCGCGGTCGGCTCCGTGCTCACCACGCTGTCGGCGCTCATCCACCCGTCCGTCTTCACCTGGGTGATCAGCGGCTGGCTCTGGCTGACGGTGATCTTCGCCAACTTCGCCGAGGCCGTCGCCGAGGGGCGCGGCCGGGCCCAGGCCGACTCGCTGCGCAAGGCGCGTACGGACACCGTCGCGCTGCGGCTGCGGCACTGGACGTACGGCACGAACCTGCGGCACGCCGAGACGGAGGCCGTCGCTCCGAGCGAGCTGCAGCCCCTGGACGTCGTGCTGGTGGAGGCGGGGGAGCTGATCCCGGCCGACGGTGACGTCATCGACGGCGCCGCGGCCGTCGACGAATCCGCCGTCACCGGCGAATCCGCGCCGGTGATCCGAGAAGCCGGCGGCGATCGCAGCGGGGTCACGGGCGGTACGACGGTGCTGTCGGACTCGATCGTCGTACGCGTCAGCTCCCGCCCGGGGCACAGCTTCATGGACCGCATGATCGCCCTGGTCGAAGGCGCGTCCCGGCAGAAGACCCCGAACGAGATCGCGCTCAACATCCTGCTGGCCGCGCTCACCGTCACCTTCGTCCTGGTCGTCGTCTCGCTCCAGCCGATGGCCGCCTACGCGGGCGCCGCCCAGACCACCACCGTCCTGGTGGCCCTCCTCGTCACGCTCATCCCCACGACCATCGGTGCGCTGCTCTCCGCGATCGGCATCGCGGGCATGGACCGCCTCGTCCAGCGCAACGTCGTCGCGATGAGCGGACGTGCGGTCGAGGCCGCCGGTGACGTGAACACCCTGCTCCTCGACAAGACCGGCACCATCACGCACGGGAACCGGGAGGCGGCCGCCTTCATCCCGCTCCCCGGAACCGACCACATCAAGCTGGCGGAAGCGGCCCAGTTGGCCTCGCTGGCCGACGAGACCCCCGAAGGCCGGTCCGTCACGGTCCTGGCCCAGCAGTACGGGCTCCAGCCGGTCACCCAAGAGGACCTGAGCAACCCCCGGTTCACCGAGTTCAGCGCCCGCACCAGGATGAGCGGAATCAACCTCAGCTGGCCGAACGGGGCCGGCTGCGCCATCCGCAAGGGCGCCGTGGCCCAGGTGTCCGAATGGGTGGCGCTCCGCGGCGGGACCGTACCGCCGGAAGCCGCCGCGTGGTCGGCCGGCGTGTCCGACTCCGGCGGTACCCCGCTGCTCGTCGCGGTCCACGACTGGGACGGGCTGCGGATCCTCGGCATCATCCACCTCAAGGACGTCGTCAAGGACGGCATTCGCGAACGCTTCGAAGAGCTGCGGAGCATGGGGATCCGTACCGTCATGGTGACCGGCGACAACGAGCGCACGGCCCGCGCCATCGCGCAGGAGGCCGGCGTCGACGAGTACCTGGCCGAGGCCACCCCGGAGGACAAGATGGCCCTCATCAAGCGGGAGCAGGCCGGCGGCAAGCTCGTCGCCATGACCGGTGACGGCACGAACGACGCACCGGCCCTGGCCCAGGCCGACGTCGGCGTGGCCATGAACACGGGCACCTCCGCCGCCAAGGAGGCCGGGAACATGGTGGACCTGGACTCCAACCCCACCAAGCTCATCGACATCGTGGAGATCGGCAAGCAGCTGCTCATCACCCGCGGAGCCCTGACGACCTTCTCGATCACGAACGACGTCGCCAAGTACTTCGCGATCATCCCGGCCATGTTCACCGCGGCCTACCCGGGACTGGAAGCGCTCAACATCATGGGCCTGCACAGCCCGTTGTCCGCCATCACCTCGGCGATCATCTTCAACGCGCTGATCATCATCGCGTTGATCCCGCTCGCCCTGCGCGGCGTCCGCTACAAACCGGCCTCGGCACACGACCTGCTGCGCCGCAACCTCGCCGTCTACGGCCTCGGCGGCCTGATCCTGCCGTTCATCGGCATCAAGGCCATCGACCTCGTCGTCTCCACGATCCCCGGGCTCGGCTGA
- a CDS encoding serine/threonine-protein kinase, with translation MNVAGMHIGGRYRLEALLGRGGMGEVWRAHDPRLDRKVAIKFLPPDLADGHVVDRFHREARVTARLQHPGITQVFDSGAQDGRLHLVMELLDGRDLGSVLQDGKSGLPVRRAVDLAAQVAEALSYAHRADIVHRDIKPANLMLVDGGRVKVCDFGIAGFVHADSGLTREGSLMGTPDYMAPEQCRGLRVDGRADLYALGCVLFALLTGRPPFTTHGDFRVVMMDHIHTPPPRLASLRPGVPVELDRLVSVLLAKEPADRPAYAGVVADRLRDLAPRRAGVPLSAPRQGPTSASTSRPDPRYAYAGRPAPAPRTAGFTMEADYNEVLHPEATEANAIVTVTGTGAAPDDTAAAAPRALVFLLGLSDELCEADFRAVRAAVGAAVDSLDEDAAFAVVAGSDHARMLYPDTMRLVRATAEARAEARVALAGLEPIAVAAFGRWLRLADRLLAGHGEAVRAAVLLTDLTATAESPEELSAVLASCAGRFTCHARGIGTDWEVAQVRAITTALSGTMDIVMDPSAPASGLTGELISLVARTRRAFARTLALRIALPGGCRVRFVKQLTPTVDDLTGRGYQLGPGVTEYPIDVPDDDSCDYHLLFDLPPGRHGDEDVAQLSIVLLPPAGDGQTLVGVPVIANRRP, from the coding sequence TTGAACGTCGCTGGCATGCACATCGGCGGCCGGTACCGGCTGGAAGCCCTGCTCGGACGCGGTGGGATGGGCGAGGTGTGGCGGGCCCACGATCCCCGGCTCGATCGCAAGGTCGCGATCAAGTTCCTTCCCCCGGACTTGGCCGACGGCCACGTCGTGGACCGGTTCCACCGCGAGGCCCGGGTCACGGCGCGGCTCCAGCATCCGGGCATCACGCAGGTCTTCGACAGCGGCGCACAGGACGGACGGCTCCACCTGGTCATGGAGCTGCTGGACGGTCGCGATCTGGGCTCGGTACTGCAGGACGGGAAGTCCGGGCTGCCCGTGCGCCGGGCGGTGGACCTGGCCGCGCAGGTCGCCGAGGCGCTCTCGTACGCGCACCGGGCGGACATCGTCCACCGGGACATCAAGCCCGCCAACCTCATGCTGGTGGACGGCGGCCGGGTGAAGGTGTGCGACTTCGGGATCGCGGGCTTCGTCCATGCGGACTCCGGGCTGACCCGTGAGGGCAGCCTGATGGGAACGCCCGACTACATGGCGCCGGAACAGTGCCGGGGCCTGCGGGTCGACGGCCGGGCCGACCTGTACGCCCTCGGCTGCGTCCTGTTCGCCCTTCTCACCGGGAGGCCGCCCTTCACGACACACGGAGACTTCCGGGTCGTGATGATGGATCACATCCACACCCCACCCCCGCGGCTGGCCTCCCTGCGGCCGGGCGTGCCCGTCGAGCTCGACCGGCTCGTCTCGGTCCTGCTCGCGAAGGAGCCCGCTGACCGTCCGGCCTACGCCGGGGTCGTGGCCGACCGGCTCAGAGACCTCGCCCCTCGGCGTGCCGGGGTGCCGCTGTCCGCGCCCCGACAGGGCCCTACGTCCGCTTCCACCTCTCGACCGGATCCCAGGTACGCGTACGCCGGCCGCCCGGCGCCGGCTCCTCGCACCGCAGGTTTCACGATGGAGGCGGACTACAACGAGGTGCTCCACCCGGAGGCGACCGAGGCCAACGCGATCGTGACGGTGACGGGTACGGGCGCAGCACCCGACGACACGGCGGCCGCTGCGCCCCGCGCCCTGGTCTTCCTGCTCGGGCTTTCCGACGAACTCTGCGAAGCGGACTTCCGCGCCGTCCGGGCCGCGGTCGGTGCTGCCGTCGACAGCCTGGACGAGGATGCTGCCTTCGCCGTCGTGGCGGGATCGGACCATGCCCGGATGCTCTACCCCGACACCATGCGCCTGGTCCGGGCGACCGCAGAGGCCAGGGCCGAGGCGCGCGTCGCGCTGGCCGGGCTGGAGCCGATCGCGGTGGCTGCCTTCGGCAGGTGGCTACGGCTCGCCGACCGGCTCCTGGCCGGTCACGGCGAGGCGGTGCGCGCGGCGGTCCTCCTCACGGACCTGACGGCCACGGCCGAGAGTCCGGAAGAGCTGTCGGCCGTGCTCGCCTCGTGCGCGGGCCGCTTCACCTGCCACGCCCGCGGAATCGGCACCGACTGGGAGGTGGCGCAGGTCAGAGCGATCACCACGGCGCTGTCCGGCACGATGGACATCGTCATGGATCCCTCGGCGCCCGCCTCGGGCCTCACCGGAGAACTGATCTCGCTCGTCGCCCGGACCCGCCGGGCGTTCGCCCGTACCCTCGCCCTGCGGATCGCGCTGCCGGGAGGCTGCCGCGTCCGGTTCGTCAAGCAGCTCACGCCGACCGTGGACGATCTCACCGGCCGCGGGTACCAGCTCGGCCCCGGTGTGACCGAGTACCCCATCGACGTTCCGGACGACGACTCGTGCGACTACCACCTGCTGTTCGACCTGCCGCCCGGCCGTCACGGGGACGAGGACGTCGCCCAGCTGAGCATCGTCCTGCTTCCTCCGGCCGGTGACGGACAGACCCTCGTCGGGGTGCCGGTCATCGCAAACCGGAGACCCTGA
- a CDS encoding response regulator transcription factor, producing MTRVLVVDDEPQLVRSLVISLKARQYDVASAQDGGTALEAAAGRHPDVVLLDLGLPDMDGIDVIEQLRASSQVPILVVSARHGSEQKIRALDAGADDYITKPFSMDALLARLGAVARRALPQDPVAADEAVVETDEFTVDLLAKRARRQGKNIRLTPTEWHVLEVLIRDKGRLVSQRRLLQEVWGSSRGSQTNYLRLYMAHLRRKLEADPSHPRHLITVSGLGYRFDA from the coding sequence ATGACCCGGGTGCTGGTGGTGGATGACGAACCGCAGCTGGTGCGGTCCCTGGTCATCAGTCTGAAGGCACGCCAGTACGACGTGGCCTCCGCGCAGGACGGCGGAACGGCTCTGGAGGCCGCCGCGGGACGCCATCCGGACGTGGTCCTGCTCGACCTGGGCCTGCCGGACATGGACGGGATCGACGTGATCGAGCAGCTGCGCGCATCGTCGCAGGTGCCCATCCTCGTGGTGTCCGCCCGCCACGGCTCCGAGCAGAAGATCCGGGCCCTGGACGCGGGCGCCGACGACTACATCACCAAGCCCTTCAGTATGGACGCGCTGCTGGCCAGGCTGGGCGCCGTCGCTCGTCGCGCGCTGCCCCAGGACCCGGTCGCCGCGGACGAAGCGGTCGTGGAGACGGACGAGTTCACCGTCGACCTGCTCGCGAAGAGGGCGAGGCGCCAGGGGAAGAACATCAGGCTCACGCCGACGGAATGGCACGTGCTGGAGGTCCTGATCCGCGACAAGGGCCGGCTCGTCAGCCAGCGACGGCTGCTCCAGGAGGTGTGGGGCTCCTCCCGGGGCTCGCAGACCAACTACCTGCGCTTGTACATGGCCCACCTGCGGCGGAAGCTGGAAGCGGACCCGTCCCACCCGCGCCACCTGATCACGGTCTCCGGCCTGGGGTACCGCTTCGACGCATGA